In the Rhododendron vialii isolate Sample 1 chromosome 2a, ASM3025357v1 genome, TAACGAACAGTCGTGTGTAGAACATTGTATTTTCTTACAAGAACATTAATGGCTGTGTCAGTATGAATGGATCAATATTGCTGGTTTTGCAGAAGGAGAACACCCCCAACACCTTTTTACCATTTATTCTCAACattcaaatgaatttttttaggTTATAAGTTCATTCAAGAGAGAATGTGGTGTAAAAATAGGCCAAGAAATATTTACATGATCAGCTAATGGGTGGGATCACCAATCATGCAATCGTGCTCGCTGGTAGAGCTCACGTTGCAATAGCAAGTTTTTTACTTTACCCAACCTACTCGAACTTGGTCATTTGAGGTTTGTGAATGTGGTGAGAGTGAGCTATCCTACCAGCATATTTTATGATGCTCAGTAATGTGTTTCTGTAGAGCTGTAAACAGTGTACTTAGTACTAACTCACTGGTTGTGTTGGCAGGATGGCCATGACGCAGATGATCCAAAACAGAGCACGGCTGATATGACTGTATTTGTGAGTTTCCTTACCTGCgtaaaatgaattattttttatgattcTTTTCCAACTTATATTACAAAGGAGTGAAAAAAATTAGAGTTCTGAAAGATACTTGCCTGTGGCTAGAAAATGGTGTAATGAAGGTACGGCCTCTTAATATGAAACCAAAATTACTGAAATTTTGGTACATTTCTTTTTCAGGTACAAAATCTTTTGCAGCAGATggtaaatttattacttttcaAACATTTGTTTCGTTTTGAGTCCTTGTTCTTTGTTTTGGGAATTTGATTTCTTTGCTTTTACTCTTGAATTTGCAGCAATCTAGGTTCCAAACAATGTCGGACTCcatcattacaaaaaatatCCTTCACGGTTTCTCTGTGTTAATCTTATTATGCCCATCAAACGTATGCTTTGATAGTTAGATATCTCAAAGATCTAAGTCATTCCCTTTGGTTTTAATATGGTTTATTTTCTTATGTCGCATTTTAAATGAATTGCTTCTGAACATGcccataaaataaaatttgaattgcTTTGGATGGTAATAACTTATAAGATCAGCTCGTCCGTCATTGAGGTGTCCCCTGGGTTCCTGACGGAAACACGTAGATATTAGTAGGTTTCACTTTATGCTTCACTGAGATTCAGGAAGGGACTAGTTTGCTCGCAATGACATTATTCTTTTCTCTGATGTTGCCTCAGTAGGGATGGGCGCTATGCTATTAAAATCTTTATTTAGTGCCATTTCATTTCCATGGTAAAAGGATTATTACTTGCCTTTTCAACTTCGCTATGATCTCCTATCTCCACCCTCGGTGTTAGTTGTAGGAGAGGAGGATGTTTGCTTTGCAATTTCCATAACGACAATGGATGCATGTTGTCAAGCGCAATAATGTGTGGGTCATTAAACTGCTTCTGTCACATGTCTATTGTGTGCCTGTTATCTGCACAAATGCTGATATGAATTAAGTTACTTGTTTCCTTAACTGTGATCATGCACTTGATGAGATGGGCAGCCGGATAGATGAGTTGGAGCAGAGCATCAACGATTTGAGGGCTGAGATGGGGCAAGAGGGTTCTCCTTCTCCTTCATCTGCTCTGAAGCTAAAAGACGAGCCCAAATCAGCTGATGATTCGGCATAAGGTTTTATCACAGTATGTTGTCTTGGCATGTTTGTTTGCTTGCGATTTTTAAACCGGAACTGGAAACCAAATTCCTTGTTTGTGATCGATGTATCTCGTTGAGACCTTTTGGTGACTAATTTCTACTGAGTTTTAGCTTGAATGTTGTTGTATGTCTTGACGTATGGGGTATAGATATTGGAAGAAGCTGAAATTCTGAGATTTGACTGTGCGTTGCCTAATTTTAGTTCTCAAATGGTCGTTGAATTCTAATGTTTTTATGGCTTCTGACTTCTCTCTCTATTATCTCGAAAAACAACTTCCTCTTGTAAATGGAGCCGGAGACCTAAGGCACAACAGGGTGTTTTGATATCTAGATGGATCAAACTGTTCGCTTTGTGAAATCGAGGCATAGAACCATTCTATAAAAAGTCAAGTTGATAAAACTCAATGATAACTCAGTGACGGAATCGTACTTCTCGCACTTTCAAGATAATTTGGTTCAATCATGTGCTCATCCGTATTAGCTTGATCTTTTGCAAGGATTAGTTAACTTTTCAACCTCTACAAAGTGTACGGTGTGAAATGTAAAATTAGGATAGCATAGgatagattaggtttaacgaatggcaaaaaaaaatgtaaaattacaTTTTCGAACTTGGCATTCAGAGGGCACCGGTCCCCTTGaattgtatttgtattttggaaaagaaattcACCAGGAGTCCTTATACTATTAAACGGAAATATTGTGACTTTGTTAGGGCCATGGCCCCTTAGAGACGACCTTTACTAGGTTCAACCCCATATCTATACTTGTATTTGAATCTAGACGCTCCGCCGCCCCGGCAACAGGTAATGGCGCTGCAGCCGCAAATGGTAGGGATTGGCTTCAGCCCCTCGTGGGCAATTGTAGTACGATGCACCGCGTCTCGAGCAGGGTAAGAAATGGCTACGCAGCACACCGTAGCTTATGTAACCTGTCTATATGCTTAGATAAACAGTATAGTTTTTTTGATCATATGCTTAAAAAGACTTAATATAAACTGAAAACAAGTTTGGTATAACCTTTTTTTATAAGCTTACATAGAAGTTCAAACTGTTTGGTTACATAAGTTGTTATACATTGGTGGTGTTCGGTTCCctcatttttacattttcatttttgtattATCCTATTATGGTTGTTTGGTTCATTCATTCTAGAATCCATTTTGTCAGAATGAGTTCACCGTTTTTTGCTCATTATTGCGTCTAAATTGTTCTTAGTTTTCTTGAAAGCGTGTTTACAGAAAACAATTCTTTAGGCATAATACCTTCACAGTTTAATTGTATCAAACGTGAAATattgttcattcaaaaaaaaaatttgaaatattatttACATTAATGCTAGGTACCCAAAAAACTTACTTCGAAAAGgaaagtcaatggtccaagttGAGTGAATCTGGACTTTTGATTTCCCTTTTCGGAGTACTTTCTAGCTAAATTGTTTGAATACCTAGCATTGCTCATTGTTTAGGAATAATAAAGGATTAACGGATTAACCTTAAATTTCAGTACTAATTAAACAAGAACCGGACACGGGAGGTTAAAAGAAATACAACGGCGACGTTTTGTATAGTGGCGAGGTTACGCGACGCCATAACTGGAAAGggtttgatccagtgtttcccAACCTTTCTCAAACCATTTTCGGCAACAGAAATGCACTCCGATTAGGTACTAATGAATGTGATATTGACTTGATTTTCAATACAGATGAGGTAAATGGAAAGTTACACAAAATTAAAGGTTTAGATCATGCAATAAAATCGTTACGGAAACACAATTTGCAAAACTCATGGTGCAAGCCATTTCCTTCATGCTAAGTTTAAACTTCGCATCTTGAAGATGCGAAGTGTCCTACAAATTTGTATTAAAGCCGTGTTTAGTGATGCCGCTTTTTTCATAACACAAAAAGTGCATGGGattttctttctccatttccaaaacaataaaagaaggggagtgattttgtcactcccatttttgttaatgccacttcactttgtgtctttattagatgatttgttttgtgaaaaaaggagaatgacattaacaaaaagaagagTGATAAAATCAATTCTCTAAAAAAATGGACTATTTTTGAACTCAAACTAGAAAAGACAGAAagacattaattttttttttaaaaaacgcattggttatttttggaaattattaatttgtctcaacgagaggaataaaaaaagtgaatttgttttactttttcaaattcttttggAAATATCAAAGATAAAGCCCAaatttgtggattattgatttgtcatgacgaaagaaattgaaaaagtgaattttttttacttttatccaaatatttttcaaaatatcgaaaataaaatccaaaagcCGATTTTTTAGAcgttttcttggatatttttaaaaatatttggataaaagtaaacaaaaatttatttttctaattcttttcgttgagacaataaatttataaaaatttaatgcaaaactaacaaaatataattttttttaataagaacaaaatttaaaaaacaaaaataccttaAAAAACTTAGCCGAACTTAGCAGcagtcttttttatttttattttcatcgtCAACTTAGCCATAGTTAAAGTCAAGTTGCCTATTTTAACATTGGAACAAAGTCCTCGTTTTTCCCAACCAAAGGCAGTCACTGCTTcacgcttctctctctctccctctctctcgctctctcagGCTCTCAGCTGATCTGTCCCCGTCGATCCGGCCCAAGAATCTGGTACTCTCTCTCCCCCTGAGTACATATAGTATATCTGTATACGGGTATACATTTTTATGTGGTATTTGTCGTTTCATTTCCATCTAGAATGGATGGCACTTGGAAGCATGATGAATGGGCCAATTGTTGTATCTATCGAAACAAAAATTGCATATattcacttcttcttcttcttttttgaagttGTAAGctgaaagtcatttttttttccccttaaaagtgttttcttgtttttttttgataagtgcaaGTATATCCCATTACAACAAAGCAGACAAACAACCTATAATAACCGACTGGGGCTAACGCAGTTGGTGTAACTCTTGCATCTCAATAGAAGGTCAGGATTTCGAACTCCCCCACCTGCGTGTGGATGTGGGTGTTCTTCCCGGACTtttcattctttctttgtttctactttataatgggcttatttcttgtattgtaTTGGTTGAGGTGGTTGGCTTGGTTGTCTCGTGGACTATTctaattgatgtagtgtcttGGGTTCGTACTTTGTCCTTCATATATGAGAACTGTACAGGAAAAGACAATGAGGCGAGCAAAAAAATCAACACCAAATTAGCCCTGCCCCAGAATTAGTTCAGAAACTCCTCAATATGCTTGAT is a window encoding:
- the LOC131317677 gene encoding heat shock factor-binding protein, which translates into the protein MDGHDADDPKQSTADMTVFVQNLLQQMQSRFQTMSDSIITKIDEMGSRIDELEQSINDLRAEMGQEGSPSPSSALKLKDEPKSADDSA